The Arachis hypogaea cultivar Tifrunner chromosome 14, arahy.Tifrunner.gnm2.J5K5, whole genome shotgun sequence genome has a segment encoding these proteins:
- the LOC112741178 gene encoding ras-related protein RABD1, with product MSNEYDYLFKLLLIGDSSVGKSCLLLRFADDSYIDSYISTIGVDFKIRTVELEGKTIKLQIWDTAGQERFRTITSSYYRGAHGIIIVYDVTEMESFNNVKQWLHEIDRYASDSVCKLLVGNKCDLVENKVVDTQTAKAFADELGIPFLETSAKDSINVEQAFLTMAAEIKKKMGSQPTASNSSETVQMKGQPISQKNNCCG from the exons ATGAGCAACGAATA CGATTACCTCTTCAAGCTTCTACTAATCGGTGACTCGTCCGTCGGAAAATCTTGCCTCCTCCTCAGATTCGCT GATGATTCTTATATCGACAGCTACATCAGCACCATTGGAGTTGATTTC aaAATCAGAACTGTGGAGCTGGAAGGGAAGACCATCAAGCTGCAGATT TGGGATACGGCTGGTCAGGAGCGCTTTAGGACCATAACAAGCAGTTATTACAGGGGAGCACATGGAATTATT ATTGTCTATGATGTTACCGAGATGGAAAGCTTCAACAATGTGAAGCAGTGGTTGCATGAGATAGATAGATATGCTAGTGACAGTGTCTGCAAGCTTCTTGTGGGCAATAAATGTGATTTAGTTGAGAATAAGGTTGTTGATACTCAAACTGCTAAG GCATTTGCAGATGAGCTTGGCATCCCTTTCCTCGAGACAAGTGCTAAAGATTCAATCAATGTGGAGCAGGCTTTCTTAACTATGGCAGCAGAGATTAAGAAGAA GATGGGAAGCCAACCAACTGCTAGTAATTCGTCAGAAACTGTTCAAATGAAGGGACAACCAATTTCTCAGAAAAACAACTGCTGTGGTTAG
- the LOC112742135 gene encoding uncharacterized protein has translation MKLNIGANYDLWSSKVGFLVWEVWKARNQAVHQRTSPNPTAVIHKAKLMELEFAELEEEPAKHSTSVRRSGSRVTWRPPPAGWIKCNVDAAVVETRSAGATAAVFKDSNGSLLTGINSTIVATSPLAAEALAVREALIMSKKFQMEKVIIESDNQILVQALKSHASIADIQVILDDILYLVKGMPNCGFTWAPREANLLAHEVAKLTGSFLGAVANCIGAVDNNLALQVTGRMVKLCLLHVRITSLSIIYGIDELYTRWEKGIAAREEKCSASLAQ, from the exons ATGAAGTTGAATATAGGGGCTAATTATGATCTTTGGAGCAGTAAGGTTGGTTTTCTAGTTTGGGAAGTGTGGAAAGCAAGAAATCAAGCAGTGCATCAGAGGACTAGTCCTAATCCAACAGCAGTGATTCACAAAGCTAAACTAATGGAACTAGAATTTGCAGAATTGGAAGAGGAACCAGCGAAGCATTCAACTAGTGTAAGAAGGTCAGGTAGCAGGGTTACCTGGAGACCGCCACCGGCAGGATGGATCAAATGCAATGTTGACGCAGCGGTCGTTGAGACACGCTCTGCAGGAGCCACAGCAGCGGTATTCAAAGACTCTAACGGATCCCTTCTCACAGGAATCAACTCCACAATAGTCGCCACTTCGCCATTAGCTGCGGAAGCATTAGCGGTTAGGGAAGCTCTAATTATGTCAAAAAAATTTCAGATGGAGAAGGTTATCATAGAATCAGATAATCAGATACTGGTTCAAGCCTTAAAGTCACATGCATCAATTGCAGATATTCAGGTTATACTAGATGACATATTGTATTTAGTAAAAGGCATGCCTAATTGTGGCTTTACCTGGGCACCCAGAGAAGCAAACTTATTAGCGCATGAAGTCGCCAAGCTCACAG GGAGCTTTTTGGGAGCTGTGGCGAATTGTATAGGTGCTGTGGATAATAACTTGGCGCTCCAG GTTACTGGTAGAATGGTGAAGTTGTGTCTGTTACATGTGCGAATAACTAGCTTGAGCATAATCTATGGAATTGACGAGTTGTACACAAG ATGGGAAAAGGGAATTGCTGCAAGGGAAGAAAAGTGCAGCGCCTCTCTTGCACAATGA
- the LOC112741179 gene encoding G-type lectin S-receptor-like serine/threonine-protein kinase LECRK2 isoform X1: protein MHTSYMIKLCLESRTTSYQFRFKTQQKFSFSMHAMMFLEQKYHLMFCFFLALLPFASVGQSHKNISLGSSHTAQAGNSTWAVSPSGNFAVGFQQIEENGFLLSIWFNQIPERTIVWSANGGNLAPKGSKVELTSDGFFLLNDPTGNRIWSAGSSGSGTSHAAMVDTGNFVLASQSTEYLWQSFDHPTDTILPGQVLNQPSTLVSRYLETNYSSGRFKFILKDDGNLALYTTQYPWSSSNFNYWSTHTSGSDFSLVFNQSGVLFLRANNGSIISMISSKTASTQDFYQRAVLEYDGVFRHYAYPKSSNSNTRSWKMAWSTVYYLPPNICLDIREDYGSGACGFNSYCTFDDGKKSCHCPSGYSFIDPADVMKGCRPDFDSQSCDGSSPETDLFDFYEMENTDWPLTDYEYFEQANEDWCRQDCLSDCFCALAIFRDAGCWKKKLPFSNGRKDPSFQAKALLKIRKDNSTSKCEGPVRKKDQSKLIIVISVLLSSSVLMNLLLLVAGFSVVYWWRSKSSKANQPSQSIVGTCLRSFTFEELRKATNGFEEVLGQGAFSTVYKGVSFDPTWSHIAVKKLNNMVKENEEEFKTEVSTFGRTNHRNLIQLLGFCNEGDHRMLVYEFMSKGSLASFLFDTTERPSWFQRMQIALETARGILYLHEECSTQIIHCDIKPQNVLLDESFTAKISDFGLAKLLKIGQSRTNTGIRGTKGYVAPEWFRNMPITIKVDVYSYGVLLLEIICCRRSFEANAENENQMVLTDWAYDCFHERKLDLLVKDDKEALADMKMVEKYVMLSLWCIQEDPLLRPSMKKILQMLEGSIDVPAPPDLPSLITTISL, encoded by the coding sequence ATGCACACAAGTTATATGATAAAATTATGCTTAGAATCAAGAACAACTAGTTACCAATTCCGTTTTAAAACAcaacaaaaatttagtttttccaTGCATGCAATGATGTTTCTTGAGCAGAAGTATCACCTAATGTTCTGTTTCTTCCTAGCTTTACTTCCATTTGCCAGTGTTGGTCAGAGCCATAAGAACATTTCATTGGGTTCTTCCCACACTGCACAAGCAGGTAATTCCACTTGGGCAGTATCACCATCTGGTAACTTTGCAGTTGGTTTCCAACAGATTGAGGAGAATGGGTTCTTGCTATCCATTTGGTTCAACCAAATACCGGAAAGGACCATTGTTTGGTCTGCCAATGGAGGAAACCTTGCACCAAAAGGTTCCAAAGTTGAGCTTACCTCAGATGGATTTTTCTTGCTGAATGATCCCACCGGCAACCGAATATGGTCTGCTGGATCCTCCGGCAGTGGAACATCCCATGCTGCCATGGTTGATACCGGCAATTTCGTGTTGGCGAGTCAAAGCACCGAGTACTTATGGCAAAGTTTTGATCATCCCACTGACACAATCTTACCAGGACAAGTTCTAAATCAACCAAGTACTCTTGTTTCTAGATATTTGGAAACAAATTACTCAAGTGGAAGATTTAAGTTTATATTAAAAGATGATGGGAACCTTGCACTTTATACTACACAGTATCCGTGGAGCtcttcaaattttaattattggAGTACACATACTTCTGGCAGTGACTTCTCATTAGTCTTCAATCAATCTGGGGTTCTTTTCCTTCGGGCAAACAATGGAAGCATAATCAGCATGATATCATCAAAGACTGCTTCCACCCAAGATTTCTACCAGAGAGCAGTGCTTGAATATGATGGAGTTTTCAGGCATTATGCCTACCCGAAGAGCAGTAACTCCAATACAAGAAGCTGGAAGATGGCATGGTCAACTGTTTATTACTTACCGCCAAATATCTGCTTGGATATTAGGGAAGATTATGGCAGTGGAGCTTGTGGATTCAACAGTTATTGCACTTTTGATGATGGGAAAAAGAGTTGCCATTGTCCATCTGGATATAGCTTCATTGATCCAGCTGATGTGATGAAAGGATGCAGACCGGACTTTGATTCACAAAGTTGTGATGGATCTTCCCCAGAAAcagatctttttgatttctatgaGATGGAAAATACAGACTGGCCTCTGACAGATTATGAATATTTTGAGCAAGCGAATGAGGACTGGTGCAGACAGGATTGCTTGAGTGATTGTTTCTGCGCTCTTGCCATTTTTAGAGATGCTGGGTGTTGGAAAAAGAAGTTACCCTTCTCCAATGGAAGGAAAGATCCCAGTTTTCAAGCAAAAGCTCtgttaaagataagaaaagataattCTACCTCCAAATGTGAGGGTCCAGTTAGAAAGAAAGATCAATCTAAGCTGATTATAGTTATCTCTGTGCTTCTAAGCAGTTCAGTGTTAATGAACTTGCTCCTATTAGTGGCGGGTTTTTCAGTTGTATACTGGTGGAGATCTAAGAGTTCTAAGGCAAATCAACCTAGCCAATCCATTGTAGGCACTTGTCTTAGAAGTTTCACTTTTGAAGAGTTGAGGAAGGCAACGAATGGGTTCGAGGAGGTGCTTGGTCAAGGGGCATTTTCAACTGTCTACAAAGGAGTTTCATTTGATCCTACCTGGAGCCACATTGCAGTTAAGAAGCTAAACAACATGgtcaaagaaaatgaagaagagttcAAAACAGAGGTAAGTACATTTGGTAGGACAAATCATAGGAATTTGATCCAACTCTTGGGATTTTGCAATGAGGGAGACCACAGAATGCTTGTATATGAGTTCATGAGCAAAGGTTCTTTGGCAAGCTTCCTTTTCGACACCACCGAAAGGCCTAGTTGGTTTCAGAGAATGCAGATAGCATTGGAGACAGCTAGGGGAATCTTGTACTTGCATGAAGAGTGTAGCACTCAGATCATACACTGTGACATTAAACCTCAAAATGTTTTGCTTGATGAATCTTTCACTGCTAAGATATCTGACTTTGGCTTAGCCAAACTTTTGAAAATTGGTCAATCCAGAACCAATACAGGGATAAGGGGAACCAAAGGGTATGTTGCCCCTGAGTGGTTTAGAAACATGCCAATTACCATCAAGGTTGATGTCTACAGTTATGGAGTGCTATTACTAGAGATCATTTGTTGCAGGAGGAGCTTTGAAGCAAATGCTGAGAATGAGAACCAGATGGTGCTGACAGATTGGGCCTATGATTGCTTTCATGAAAGGAAACTTGATTTGTTGGTGAAAGATGACAAAGAGGCCTTAGCTGACATGAAGATGGTTGAAAAGTATGTGATGCTTTCTTTATGGTGCATTCAGGAGGATCCATTACTGAGGCCATCCATGAAGAAAATCTTGCAGATGCTTGAAGGGTCTATAGATGTACCCGCCCCTCCTGATTTACCTTCATTGATAACTACCATCAGTCTGTAG
- the LOC112741179 gene encoding G-type lectin S-receptor-like serine/threonine-protein kinase LECRK2 isoform X2 — protein sequence MVDTGNFVLASQSTEYLWQSFDHPTDTILPGQVLNQPSTLVSRYLETNYSSGRFKFILKDDGNLALYTTQYPWSSSNFNYWSTHTSGSDFSLVFNQSGVLFLRANNGSIISMISSKTASTQDFYQRAVLEYDGVFRHYAYPKSSNSNTRSWKMAWSTVYYLPPNICLDIREDYGSGACGFNSYCTFDDGKKSCHCPSGYSFIDPADVMKGCRPDFDSQSCDGSSPETDLFDFYEMENTDWPLTDYEYFEQANEDWCRQDCLSDCFCALAIFRDAGCWKKKLPFSNGRKDPSFQAKALLKIRKDNSTSKCEGPVRKKDQSKLIIVISVLLSSSVLMNLLLLVAGFSVVYWWRSKSSKANQPSQSIVGTCLRSFTFEELRKATNGFEEVLGQGAFSTVYKGVSFDPTWSHIAVKKLNNMVKENEEEFKTEVSTFGRTNHRNLIQLLGFCNEGDHRMLVYEFMSKGSLASFLFDTTERPSWFQRMQIALETARGILYLHEECSTQIIHCDIKPQNVLLDESFTAKISDFGLAKLLKIGQSRTNTGIRGTKGYVAPEWFRNMPITIKVDVYSYGVLLLEIICCRRSFEANAENENQMVLTDWAYDCFHERKLDLLVKDDKEALADMKMVEKYVMLSLWCIQEDPLLRPSMKKILQMLEGSIDVPAPPDLPSLITTISL from the coding sequence ATGGTTGATACCGGCAATTTCGTGTTGGCGAGTCAAAGCACCGAGTACTTATGGCAAAGTTTTGATCATCCCACTGACACAATCTTACCAGGACAAGTTCTAAATCAACCAAGTACTCTTGTTTCTAGATATTTGGAAACAAATTACTCAAGTGGAAGATTTAAGTTTATATTAAAAGATGATGGGAACCTTGCACTTTATACTACACAGTATCCGTGGAGCtcttcaaattttaattattggAGTACACATACTTCTGGCAGTGACTTCTCATTAGTCTTCAATCAATCTGGGGTTCTTTTCCTTCGGGCAAACAATGGAAGCATAATCAGCATGATATCATCAAAGACTGCTTCCACCCAAGATTTCTACCAGAGAGCAGTGCTTGAATATGATGGAGTTTTCAGGCATTATGCCTACCCGAAGAGCAGTAACTCCAATACAAGAAGCTGGAAGATGGCATGGTCAACTGTTTATTACTTACCGCCAAATATCTGCTTGGATATTAGGGAAGATTATGGCAGTGGAGCTTGTGGATTCAACAGTTATTGCACTTTTGATGATGGGAAAAAGAGTTGCCATTGTCCATCTGGATATAGCTTCATTGATCCAGCTGATGTGATGAAAGGATGCAGACCGGACTTTGATTCACAAAGTTGTGATGGATCTTCCCCAGAAAcagatctttttgatttctatgaGATGGAAAATACAGACTGGCCTCTGACAGATTATGAATATTTTGAGCAAGCGAATGAGGACTGGTGCAGACAGGATTGCTTGAGTGATTGTTTCTGCGCTCTTGCCATTTTTAGAGATGCTGGGTGTTGGAAAAAGAAGTTACCCTTCTCCAATGGAAGGAAAGATCCCAGTTTTCAAGCAAAAGCTCtgttaaagataagaaaagataattCTACCTCCAAATGTGAGGGTCCAGTTAGAAAGAAAGATCAATCTAAGCTGATTATAGTTATCTCTGTGCTTCTAAGCAGTTCAGTGTTAATGAACTTGCTCCTATTAGTGGCGGGTTTTTCAGTTGTATACTGGTGGAGATCTAAGAGTTCTAAGGCAAATCAACCTAGCCAATCCATTGTAGGCACTTGTCTTAGAAGTTTCACTTTTGAAGAGTTGAGGAAGGCAACGAATGGGTTCGAGGAGGTGCTTGGTCAAGGGGCATTTTCAACTGTCTACAAAGGAGTTTCATTTGATCCTACCTGGAGCCACATTGCAGTTAAGAAGCTAAACAACATGgtcaaagaaaatgaagaagagttcAAAACAGAGGTAAGTACATTTGGTAGGACAAATCATAGGAATTTGATCCAACTCTTGGGATTTTGCAATGAGGGAGACCACAGAATGCTTGTATATGAGTTCATGAGCAAAGGTTCTTTGGCAAGCTTCCTTTTCGACACCACCGAAAGGCCTAGTTGGTTTCAGAGAATGCAGATAGCATTGGAGACAGCTAGGGGAATCTTGTACTTGCATGAAGAGTGTAGCACTCAGATCATACACTGTGACATTAAACCTCAAAATGTTTTGCTTGATGAATCTTTCACTGCTAAGATATCTGACTTTGGCTTAGCCAAACTTTTGAAAATTGGTCAATCCAGAACCAATACAGGGATAAGGGGAACCAAAGGGTATGTTGCCCCTGAGTGGTTTAGAAACATGCCAATTACCATCAAGGTTGATGTCTACAGTTATGGAGTGCTATTACTAGAGATCATTTGTTGCAGGAGGAGCTTTGAAGCAAATGCTGAGAATGAGAACCAGATGGTGCTGACAGATTGGGCCTATGATTGCTTTCATGAAAGGAAACTTGATTTGTTGGTGAAAGATGACAAAGAGGCCTTAGCTGACATGAAGATGGTTGAAAAGTATGTGATGCTTTCTTTATGGTGCATTCAGGAGGATCCATTACTGAGGCCATCCATGAAGAAAATCTTGCAGATGCTTGAAGGGTCTATAGATGTACCCGCCCCTCCTGATTTACCTTCATTGATAACTACCATCAGTCTGTAG
- the LOC112741183 gene encoding stem-specific protein TSJT1 isoform X1 yields MLGVFSSSIVSPPEELVAAGSRTPSPKITAGALLKRFGESKPSSVSVQIGEDAQLAYTHHSETPWQPRSFAVKEEIFCMFEGALDNLGSLKQQYGLAKSANEVLLIIEAYKALRDRAPYPANRVVGHLSGSFAFILFDKSTSTLFVASDQAGKVPLYWGITADGYVAFADDADILKGACGKSLAAFPQGCFYNTAVGGLRCYENPKNKITAVPAEEEEIWGATFKVEGPAVVAATE; encoded by the exons atgttGGGAGTGTTCAGCAGCTCGATTGTGTCGCCACCGGAAGAGCTGGTGGCGGCCGGAAGCAGGACTCCGTCGCCGAAGATAACGGCGGGAGCTCTGCTGAAGAGGTTCGGGGAGAGCAAGCCGTCGTCGGTGTCGGTGCAGATCGGGGAGGATGCGCAGTTGGCTTACACGCACCACAGCGAGACGCCATGGCAaccaag ATCATTTGCTGTTAAGGAGGAGATTTTCTGCATGTTTGAGGGTGCCCTTGACAATTTGGGCAGCTTGAAACAACAGTATGGACTGGCCAAGTCTGCCAATGAAGTTCTTTTGATCATTGAGGCTTACAAAGCCTTGCGTGATAGGGCACCCTACCCTGCCAATCGCGTTGTTGGCCATCTCAGTGGAAGCTTTGCTTTCATTCTTTTTGACAAGTCCACCTCTACCCTCTTTGTAGCTTCT GATCAAGCTGGTAAGGTTCCTCTGTATTGGGGAATAACAGCTGATGGATACGTAGCATTTGCTGATGATGCTGATATTCTTAAAGGTGCTTGTGGAAAGTCACTTGCTGCTTTCCCTCAAG GATGTTTCTACAACACAGCAGTTGGAGGATTAAGATGCTATGAGAATCCTAAGAACAAGATTACTGCAGTACCAGCTGAGGAGGAGGAAATCTGGGGAGCAACCTTCAAG GTGGAGGGACCAGCAGTTGTTGCAGCTACAGAGTAG
- the LOC112741183 gene encoding stem-specific protein TSJT1 isoform X2 — translation MLGVFSSSIVSPPEELVAAGSRTPSPKITAGALLKRFGESKPSSVSVQIGEDAQLAYTHHSETPWQPRSFAVKEEIFCMFEGALDNLGSLKQQYGLAKSANEVLLIIEAYKALRDRAPYPANRVVGHLSGSFAFILFDKSTSTLFVASDQAGKVPLYWGITADGYVAFADDADILKGACGKSLAAFPQGCFYNTAVGGLRCYENPKNKITAVPAEEEEIWGATFKVTT, via the exons atgttGGGAGTGTTCAGCAGCTCGATTGTGTCGCCACCGGAAGAGCTGGTGGCGGCCGGAAGCAGGACTCCGTCGCCGAAGATAACGGCGGGAGCTCTGCTGAAGAGGTTCGGGGAGAGCAAGCCGTCGTCGGTGTCGGTGCAGATCGGGGAGGATGCGCAGTTGGCTTACACGCACCACAGCGAGACGCCATGGCAaccaag ATCATTTGCTGTTAAGGAGGAGATTTTCTGCATGTTTGAGGGTGCCCTTGACAATTTGGGCAGCTTGAAACAACAGTATGGACTGGCCAAGTCTGCCAATGAAGTTCTTTTGATCATTGAGGCTTACAAAGCCTTGCGTGATAGGGCACCCTACCCTGCCAATCGCGTTGTTGGCCATCTCAGTGGAAGCTTTGCTTTCATTCTTTTTGACAAGTCCACCTCTACCCTCTTTGTAGCTTCT GATCAAGCTGGTAAGGTTCCTCTGTATTGGGGAATAACAGCTGATGGATACGTAGCATTTGCTGATGATGCTGATATTCTTAAAGGTGCTTGTGGAAAGTCACTTGCTGCTTTCCCTCAAG GATGTTTCTACAACACAGCAGTTGGAGGATTAAGATGCTATGAGAATCCTAAGAACAAGATTACTGCAGTACCAGCTGAGGAGGAGGAAATCTGGGGAGCAACCTTCAAGGTAACAACATGA
- the LOC112741182 gene encoding nuclear transcription factor Y subunit C-2 produces MDKKESDQSATRGTSTPSHTKVVAGPSVPSPLLRDHQHSHHYIHYHHLQQEEEFHQKLHNFWDNQYREIEQAADFRIHSLPLARIKKIMKADENVKMISAEAPIIFSKACEMFIMELTMRAWNNAEENKRRTLQKNDIAAAVTKTDVFDFLVDVVPRDETVDLGLYAGIRRGGANNNIVPCYYYVPPQHVMGPPPYGPPRVPMVGRHVPNQDNIDEQQNSENTTHAMCPKEQNHSSDSDE; encoded by the coding sequence ATGGATAAAAAAGAGAGTGATCAATCTGCAACAAGAGGGACAAGcactccatcacacaccaaggtAGTAGCTGGTCCTTCtgttccttcacctctcttaagaGATCATCAACATTCTCACCATTACATCCACTACCACCACctacaacaagaagaagaatttcaccaAAAACTTCACAACTTTTGGGACAATCAGTACCGTGAAATCGAACAAGCGGCCGATTTCAGGATCCACAGCTTACCCTTGGCTAGAATCAAGAAGATCATGAAGGCTGATGAAAATGTGAAGATGATATCAGCAGAGGCTCCTATTATATTTTCCAAGGCTTGTGAAATGTTCATCATGGAATTGACAATGAGGGCTTGGAATAATGCTGAAGAGAACAAAAGGAGAACACTTCAGAAGAATGACATTGCTGCTGCAGTCACAAAAACTGATGTGTTTGATTTTCTTGTTGATGTTGTCCCTAGAGATGAAACCGTGGACCTTGGTTTATATGCTGGTATAAGAAGAGGTGGAGCCAATAATAATATTGTTCCTTGCTACTATTATGTGCCACCTCAGCATGTTATGGGTCCACCACCATATGGTCCTCCAAGAGTGCCTATGGTGGGAAGACATGTTCCTAATCAAGATAATATTGATGAGCAGCAAAATAGTGAAAATACTACTCATGCTATGTGTCCAAAGGAGCAAAATCATTCTTCAGATTCAGATGAATGA
- the LOC112741180 gene encoding receptor-like protein EIX2 produces MAMVIITSLINQCLSGDIPISLLQMEFLEHLDLSNHDFLAMTYNSMNSPSCHNLSLGNLPYQCENSSSLHYLDLSGNLNILIHNLEWLSSASSLKYIDLSGIDLRTETNWVQLMAMLPSLSELYLVDCHLDNMSPLHFANFTALEVLHLSVNAIHSEVPNWLFNLTCDISYIYLDNNLLRGELPKAMPNFQVLKYLVLSNNDLNGPIPDCLGKLEHLTYLDFSSNLFSGPLPINLGNLSSLVALKATSNYFTGVVSEKHFTNLSNLKFLFVESPDIIFDFDLHWIPPFQLDGVFLGPVGPKTPQWLYTQTSLKSLGFANSKFSFETGDKFWSFVSKIELLQLVGNSIDGDLSNVLLNSSFIQLSSNNLKGGLPRLSSSVRVFMVDNNSLSGSMVPLLCHDMDRRSNLEYLDMSNNKLSGGLTDCWTNWKSLLHINLGNNDLSGKIPPSMGLLENLTSLHLHENNFSGGIPLSLQNCHSLLILNVRENHFSGSIPNWLPHKARALQLRSNQFTGTIPPQICQMHSLTILDFADNRISGHIPSCINNITAMVVHVRSVIAIGYIFYIDGTRYIIRENLMLLMKGKGLEYEDWNLIHIIDLSSNDLLGTMPAQMFSLTELHSLNLSHNQLVGKIPKEIGNMRELESLDLSRNQLSGEIPESMSNLSFLSYLNLSFNNLTGKIPSGTQLQGFGALSYIGNLDLCGPPLTKSCSHDGIFGGTKPLEDDDDDSQFWSSFYMGMGVGFATCFWGVCAVIFFNRKWRHAYFRFLYDLRDQLYVMVVTKMNKLFK; encoded by the coding sequence ATGGCTATGGTTATAATAACTTCATTGATAAATCAGTGTCTCTCGGGTGACATCCCCATATCTTTGTTGCAAATGGAATTTTTAGAACACTTGGATTTGAGTAACCATGATTTCTTAGCTATGACATATAATTCCATGAATAGTCCAAGTTGTCATAACCTTTCATTAGGTAATCTTCCTTATCAGTGTGAAAACTCTTCAAGTCTTCATTACCTTGATCTATCAGGTAATTTAAACATTCTAATTCACAATTTGGAATGGCTTTCTAGTGCTTCCTCATTGAAATATATTGACCTTAGTGGTATTGATCTTCGCACGGAAACTAATTGGGTCCAGTTAATGGCTATGCTTCCATCATTGTCAGAGTTGTACTTGGTTGATTGTCATCTTGATAACATGAGTCCTCTTCATTTTGCTAATTTTACTGCACTTGAAGTTCTTCATCTTTCCGTGAATGCAATTCACTCAGAGGTGCCTAATTGGTTATTCAATCTTACTTGTGATATCTCTTATATTTACCTAGACAATAATCTTTTGAGAGGTGAATTACCTAAGGCAATGCCAAATTTTCAAGTCTTGAAATACTTGGTTTTGTCTAACAATGATTTAAATGGACCAATTCCAGATTGCTTAGGTAAACTTGAGCATCTCACATACCTTGATTTTTCTTCAAACTTATTTTCTGGACCTCTTCCTATAAATTTGGGAAACTTGTCATCTTTAGTTGCCTTAAAGGCCACGTCTAACTACTTTACAGGAGTTGTGTCTGAAAAACATTTCACAAATCTATCAAATTTAAAGTTCTTGTTTGTGGAATCACCAGACATCATCTTTGATTTTGACTTACATTGGATACCTCCTTTCCAACTTGATGGTGTATTTTTGGGTCCTGTTGGCCCTAAAACTCCTCAATGGTTGTATACACAGACATCTCTCAAGTCCCTTGGTTTTGCGAACTCAAAATTTTCATTTGAGACTGGAGACAAGTTTTGGAGTTTTGTATCCAAAATTGAACTTCTCCAATTGGTGGGCAACTCAATAGATGGGGACTTGTCAAATGTGTTGCTTAATTCTTCTTTCATACAACTATCATCAAATAATTTGAAAGGTGGTCTCCCTAGATTATCATCAAGTGTACGCGTTTTCATGGTAGACAACAACTCTCTATCAGGATCCATGGTTCCCCTTTTGTGCCATGACATGGACAGAAGAAGCAATTTGGAGTACTTGGACATGTCCAACAACAAATTATCTGGAGGGCTTACAGATTGCTGGACGAATTGGAAATCGTTGCTTCATATCAATCTAGGAAACAATGATCTGAGTGGCAAGATTCCCCCATCAATGGGATTGTTGGAAAATCTTACATCACTCCATTTGCATGAGAATAATTTCTCTGGAGGCATACCTCTCTCACTACAAAATTGCCACTCCTTGTTGATCCTGAATGTTCGCGAAAATCACTTCTCAGGAAGTATACCAAACTGGCTTCCACACAAAGCAAGGGCTCTCCAACTAAGGTCCAATCAATTCACTGGTACCATTCCACCACAGATATGCCAAATGCATTCCCTCACTATCTTGGATTTTGCAGATAACAGAATCTCAGGACACATACCAAGCTGCATAAACAATATCACAGCTATGGTTGTCCATGTTCGTTCAGTCATTGCAATTGGCTACATCTTTTATATTGATGGTACGCGTTACATCATACGAGAAAATCTTATGCTGCTTATGAAGGGTAAAGGATTAGAATATGAAGACTGGAATTTGATTCACATTATTGACCTTTCAAGTAATGATCTGCTTGGAACAATGCCTGCACAAATGTTTAGCCTCACTGAATTGCACTCCTTGAACTTGTCCCACAATCAGTTAGTGGGGAAGATACCAAAGGAAATTGGCAACATGAGAGAACTTGAGTCCCTTGATTTATCAAGGAATCAACTTTCAGGTGAAATTCCTGAGAGCATGTCAAACCTGTCTTTTCTTAGTTACTTGAACCTGTCATTCAACAACTTAACAGGAAAAATCCCATCAGGGACACAACTTCAAGGCTTTGGTGCACTCAGCTACATTGGAAATCTTGATCTTTGTGGACCTCCACTTACAAAAAGTTGCTCACATGATGGTATATTTGGTGGCACAAAGCCTttggaggatgatgatgatgattctcAGTTTTGGTCATCTTTCTATATGGGCATGGGGGTTGGTTTTGCTACCTGCTTTTGGGGAGTGTGTGCTGTCATCTTCTTCAATAGAAAGTGGAGACATGCTTATTTCAGATTTTTGTATGACTTAAGAGACCAGCTCTATGTCATGGTGGTCACAAAGATGAACAAACTTTTCAAATAG